One genomic region from Jilunia laotingensis encodes:
- a CDS encoding choice-of-anchor J domain-containing protein produces MKLKNLFVLATFTLSVTALVISSCNNENEPLPSPPEEITDPNEPYKEGDEIIFLCDFQDMDEVTSLVTPYKLDGLTPSSDMQEVGFSIDKSWLFKLRDSYTSKNYFAGSTSKFSPAGQANAWLVTIPITIPAEGERYVLSWKSESLSLDKRDGLKVFISTKGGNPESDFPTTPEWEIEEETAGNSEVIDGEWAEHEISLEKYAGKDIRIAFVNQSNDKYVLCIDDICVKKKMGFELLSTVDKQTTEDAITIKGLLTAKTEEITEYTVHYVTADSIVHTEHYRNLSIQPGESHTFEFKDKMAIGTKGEYVSYKIWASVKDMDKIGLADSIAAFTFMPQHKIVLEEGTGTWCGWCPLGILSIENLQNLYPDNMIAIAVHNDDAMTVAEYDKGLRFATFPNGIINRKYQCQPMDDSGNNYSFEGKTTFLNMFQQAIQETPFIEPRILQAQITDNIIKVKSEVKFALNPRSNHYRVIYVITENDVETKATQHNYLSPYNLPIFGEFGKGGKFGTSVIKGYKFQEVARGIYPSFNGADGMLPANINSSQTYPLEYEIALSDATINNMEKLDVTIMITDENSGEILNADQIKVTR; encoded by the coding sequence ATGAAATTAAAGAATCTTTTCGTACTTGCAACATTCACTTTGTCAGTGACTGCTCTCGTTATCTCATCATGTAATAATGAAAACGAGCCCCTGCCCTCTCCACCAGAAGAAATAACAGATCCGAACGAGCCCTACAAAGAAGGCGATGAAATCATATTTCTTTGTGACTTTCAAGATATGGACGAGGTCACAAGCCTGGTAACTCCATATAAATTAGACGGTTTAACTCCTTCCTCCGACATGCAGGAGGTTGGCTTTAGTATAGATAAGTCGTGGTTGTTTAAACTACGCGATAGCTATACCTCCAAGAACTATTTTGCCGGATCAACCTCTAAATTCTCACCTGCCGGCCAAGCGAATGCATGGCTTGTAACCATCCCAATAACCATACCGGCAGAAGGAGAAAGATACGTCCTATCATGGAAGTCCGAATCTTTAAGCCTCGATAAAAGAGACGGACTCAAAGTTTTTATATCTACAAAAGGAGGGAACCCCGAATCGGACTTTCCAACTACTCCGGAATGGGAAATCGAAGAGGAGACAGCCGGAAATTCCGAAGTTATCGATGGCGAATGGGCAGAACACGAAATCTCACTGGAAAAATACGCAGGAAAAGATATCCGGATCGCCTTCGTGAATCAAAGTAACGATAAATACGTACTCTGCATTGACGATATTTGCGTAAAAAAGAAAATGGGGTTTGAACTTCTATCCACTGTTGATAAACAAACGACAGAAGATGCCATAACCATAAAAGGTCTACTGACTGCAAAAACAGAAGAAATTACCGAATATACGGTTCACTATGTTACAGCCGATTCCATCGTACATACGGAACACTACCGGAATCTATCCATTCAGCCGGGTGAAAGCCACACATTCGAATTCAAAGACAAAATGGCTATCGGCACCAAAGGAGAATACGTATCCTACAAGATATGGGCGAGCGTAAAGGATATGGATAAAATAGGTTTGGCAGATTCAATCGCAGCCTTCACATTCATGCCTCAACATAAAATCGTATTGGAAGAAGGTACCGGAACATGGTGCGGATGGTGCCCGTTAGGCATATTATCTATTGAAAACTTACAGAATCTATATCCAGACAATATGATCGCAATAGCCGTACACAATGACGATGCCATGACTGTTGCAGAATATGACAAAGGGCTTCGTTTCGCAACATTCCCCAATGGCATAATCAACCGTAAATACCAATGCCAACCGATGGATGACTCCGGCAATAATTATTCTTTCGAAGGTAAAACCACTTTCCTGAATATGTTTCAACAAGCAATACAGGAAACTCCTTTTATAGAACCCCGCATCCTTCAAGCACAAATCACTGATAATATTATAAAGGTAAAGTCAGAAGTTAAATTTGCTCTCAATCCCCGATCGAACCATTACAGAGTTATCTACGTAATTACTGAGAATGATGTAGAAACAAAAGCCACACAACACAACTATCTAAGTCCCTATAATCTCCCTATCTTCGGAGAATTCGGCAAAGGAGGAAAATTTGGAACAAGTGTCATTAAAGGATACAAATTTCAAGAAGTGGCAAGAGGGATATACCCTTCTTTCAACGGAGCAGACGGGATGCTTCCGGCAAACATCAATTCCAGTCAGACCTATCCGTTGGAATATGAAATAGCGCTCAGCGATGCAACCATCAATAATATGGAAAAGCTTGATGTCACCATTATGATCACCGATGAAAACAGCGGTGAGATTCTGAATGCCGATCAGATAAAAGTTACCCGGTAG